The proteins below are encoded in one region of Corvus hawaiiensis isolate bCorHaw1 chromosome 3, bCorHaw1.pri.cur, whole genome shotgun sequence:
- the B3GNT2 gene encoding N-acetyllactosaminide beta-1,3-N-acetylglucosaminyltransferase 2, whose amino-acid sequence MSVGRRRLKLLGILMMVNIFIYVIVEVSKSGSQDKNAKGRVVIPRSKFWRKYTPHKAYWNKQQQKLELLYNPILSLLSNMTVEENLVSNLSALSSCDPDPLVRSEVSDFANLPDRFKDFLLYLRCRNYSLLMDQPNKCEQKPFLLLAIKSLIPHFDRRQAIRESWGKEIKSGDVTVRRVFLLGQTPPEDNFPDLSHMIKFESDTHRDILLWNYRDTFFNLTLKEVLFLKWVSSSCANVQFIFKGDDDVFVNTNQILDYLKSLSKEKAKDLFIGDVIKDAGPHREKKLKYYIPESVYEGSYPPYAGGGGFLYSGDLALRLNNASDQVLLYPIDDVYTGMCLQKLGLAPEKHKGFKTFDIEEKYRNNICSYTNLMLVHSRKPQEMIKIWTRLQDPHLNC is encoded by the coding sequence ATGAGTGTTGGACGCAGAAGATTAAAGCTGCTGGGAATTCTGATGATggtaaacatttttatttatgtgatTGTGGAAGTCTCAAAGAGTGGCAGTCAAGACAAGAATGCAAAAGGCCGTGTTGTTATACCACGTAGCAAGTTCTGGAGGAAGTACACTCCTCACAAAGCTTATTGGAACAAACAGCAACAGAAGCTTGAGCTGCTGTACAACCCTATCCTGTCCTTGCTTTCCAATATGACTGTGGAAGAGAACTTAGTTTCTAACCTGAGTGCTCTCAGCTCCTGTGACCCTGACCCCTTGGTGCGTTCAGAGGTTAGTGACTTTGCAAACTTGCCGGACAGATTCAAAGACTTCCTCCTCTATTTGAGATGTAGAAATTACTCATTGCTAATGGATCAGCCAAACAAGTGTGAACAGAaacctttcctgctgctggctaTTAAGTCACTTATACCCCATTTTGATAGAAGACAAGCAATTAGGGAATCCTGGggcaaggaaataaaatcaggGGATGTGACAGTCAGAAGGGTCTTCTTACTTGGACAGACCCCACCAGAGGATAATTTTCCTGACCTTTCACACATGATTAAATTTGAGAGTGACACCCACCGAGACATTCTCCTCTGGAACTACAGAGACACTTTCTTCAATCTGACTCTGAAAGAGGTGCTGTTTCTGAAGTgggtcagcagcagctgtgcaaacgtccagtttatttttaagggTGATGATGATGTTTTTGTGAATACCAATCAGATCCTGGATTACTTGAAGAGCTTATCAAAGGAAAAAGCCAAAGACTTATTTATAGGCGACGTGATCAAAGATGCTGGAcctcacagagagaaaaaattgaAGTACTACATCCCAGAAAGTGTTTATGAAGGTTCGTATCCCCCGTACGCAGGAGGCGGTGGGTTCCTGTACTCTGGTGATCTGGCACTAAGACTGAATAATGCATCTGACCAGGTACTCCTCTACCCTATTGATGATGTTTATACTGGAATGTGCCTTCAGAAGCTTGGGCTTGCTCCGGAAAAACACAAAGGCTTCAAAACGTTTGATATCgaagagaaatacagaaataacatCTGTTCCTACACAAACTTAATGTTAGTGCATAGTAGAAAACCTCAAGAAATGATTAAGATTTGGACACGCTTGCAAGATCCACACTTAAATTGTTAA